Proteins found in one Erythrobacter sp. KY5 genomic segment:
- a CDS encoding SDR family NAD(P)-dependent oxidoreductase, with protein MTDERKPVCLVLGAGAGIGGNTAIRFAKGGYHIVLARRSDGDGLAKLVSEIEAQGGSATGTLINAVEDGTIEQLVETTERDIGPIAVCLFNLGAQIGNRAFFDTSHKAFELGWRMTSYALFRLGQAMLPAMVERGSGVLLVTSATSAMRGNAGQHSHAAAIGGRRMLCQSLNAEFAPQGIHVAHVVVDAPVDAPDTLGRLLGDKYEAFKASKGEDGIVDPAALAETYWHIAHQPRSCWSFEVDVRPWTDVPWWNDNPPAAITTSPRDGKTAFGGEKD; from the coding sequence ATGACCGACGAGAGAAAGCCCGTATGTCTGGTGCTGGGGGCAGGCGCTGGAATTGGCGGCAACACGGCAATACGCTTTGCCAAGGGCGGATATCACATCGTCCTTGCGCGCCGATCTGATGGGGACGGGCTGGCAAAGCTCGTCTCCGAGATCGAAGCGCAGGGCGGCTCGGCCACCGGCACGCTTATCAACGCGGTCGAGGATGGCACGATCGAGCAATTGGTCGAGACGACCGAGCGCGATATCGGCCCGATCGCGGTTTGCCTGTTCAATCTCGGGGCGCAAATCGGCAATCGCGCGTTCTTCGATACCTCGCACAAGGCGTTCGAGCTTGGCTGGCGGATGACGAGCTATGCGCTGTTTCGTCTGGGACAGGCGATGCTTCCCGCGATGGTTGAGAGAGGCAGCGGCGTGCTGCTTGTCACGTCCGCGACCTCCGCCATGCGCGGCAATGCGGGCCAGCACAGCCACGCGGCGGCTATCGGCGGACGGCGCATGCTGTGCCAGTCACTCAACGCCGAATTCGCTCCTCAGGGCATCCATGTCGCGCATGTCGTGGTCGATGCGCCTGTCGATGCGCCGGACACGCTGGGCCGGCTGCTTGGCGACAAATATGAGGCGTTCAAGGCGTCGAAGGGAGAAGACGGGATTGTCGACCCCGCCGCTCTCGCGGAGACGTACTGGCATATCGCCCACCAACCACGCAGCTGCTGGAGCTTCGAGGTCGACGTGCGGCCCTGGACCGATGTGCCGTGGTGGAACGACAATCCGCCAGCCGCGATCACCACAAGCCCGCGCGATGGCAAGACCGCTTTTGGAGGCGAAAAGGACTAA
- a CDS encoding cold-shock protein → MAHFGKIKSYDSSMGAGSITAENGGDVLRFKKADLQQEGQVPKVDQRYSYETKEVDGGKKSAVNLQHQQGDGQNQKDQASKQQG, encoded by the coding sequence ATGGCACACTTTGGCAAAATCAAGAGCTACGACAGTAGCATGGGCGCAGGCTCGATCACCGCAGAGAATGGCGGCGACGTGCTCAGGTTCAAGAAGGCCGACCTTCAACAGGAAGGTCAGGTCCCGAAGGTCGATCAGCGTTACAGCTACGAAACGAAGGAAGTCGATGGCGGGAAGAAGTCCGCCGTGAACCTGCAACACCAGCAGGGCGACGGCCAGAACCAGAAGGATCAGGCCAGCAAACAGCAGGGCTGA
- a CDS encoding J domain-containing protein, translating into MPKARRSNDWGFPRWRGYGSSRETTNVRICDRHGCDEPGNCPAPKSPNSPDRWYFCQQHAAEYNKGWDYFEGLDKEQKEERAKAERAESAGYAEASHYGWTGSGDGSRSADEMRALDVLELEADADFAAIKKAYRTKAKVVHPDVKPGDEEAAAEFQKLQVAYEVLRAAEERREWKG; encoded by the coding sequence ATGCCTAAGGCACGGCGTTCCAACGACTGGGGTTTTCCGCGCTGGCGTGGCTACGGCTCTTCGCGCGAGACGACCAATGTGCGCATCTGCGACCGTCACGGTTGCGATGAGCCGGGCAATTGCCCTGCGCCCAAATCACCCAACAGCCCGGATCGCTGGTATTTCTGTCAGCAACACGCCGCCGAATACAACAAGGGCTGGGACTATTTCGAGGGTCTCGACAAAGAGCAGAAAGAAGAACGCGCAAAGGCCGAACGCGCCGAAAGTGCCGGATATGCCGAGGCTTCGCATTACGGCTGGACCGGATCAGGCGATGGGTCGCGCTCGGCAGATGAGATGCGCGCGCTCGACGTGCTGGAGCTTGAAGCCGACGCCGATTTTGCGGCTATCAAGAAGGCGTATCGCACCAAGGCGAAAGTCGTGCACCCCGATGTAAAACCGGGCGACGAAGAGGCGGCAGCCGAGTTCCAGAAACTCCAGGTCGCCTACGAAGTCCTGCGCGCTGCCGAAGAACGGCGGGAATGGAAAGGTTAG
- the pal gene encoding peptidoglycan-associated lipoprotein Pal produces the protein MTFSVSKAATLALMTSALALGACAKKAPEELPPAPVSTPTPTPAPASTAPTGPVPGTQGHFESAVGSSSVIYFDTDRFNIDSTDAAALQAQAQYFARFPQLTFTIEGHCDERGTREYNLALGERRANAAKNYLVSLGVSPNRIRTVSYGKERPVALASSPEAWSQNRRAASIIIN, from the coding sequence ATGACTTTCTCCGTTTCCAAAGCGGCCACGCTCGCTCTGATGACTTCCGCACTTGCGCTGGGCGCGTGTGCCAAGAAGGCTCCCGAAGAATTGCCGCCCGCGCCGGTTTCGACCCCGACGCCGACCCCGGCACCGGCTTCGACCGCTCCCACCGGCCCGGTTCCCGGAACACAGGGGCATTTCGAGTCCGCCGTCGGCTCGTCGAGCGTGATCTATTTCGACACCGACCGCTTCAACATCGACAGCACCGATGCAGCCGCGCTTCAGGCGCAGGCGCAGTATTTTGCCCGTTTCCCGCAGCTGACCTTCACGATCGAAGGGCACTGCGACGAACGCGGCACGCGCGAATATAACCTTGCTCTGGGTGAGCGCCGCGCCAATGCAGCGAAGAACTATCTGGTCAGCCTTGGGGTTTCGCCAAACCGCATCCGCACTGTCAGCTACGGCAAGGAGCGCCCGGTCGCGCTCGCTTCCAGCCCCGAGGCATGGTCGCAGAACCGCCGCGCTGCGAGCATCATCATCAACTGA